In Passer domesticus isolate bPasDom1 chromosome 1, bPasDom1.hap1, whole genome shotgun sequence, one DNA window encodes the following:
- the PRDM14 gene encoding LOW QUALITY PROTEIN: PR domain zinc finger protein 14 (The sequence of the model RefSeq protein was modified relative to this genomic sequence to represent the inferred CDS: substituted 1 base at 1 genomic stop codon), with the protein MALSLAGESLPGDGRDSLGISPAGLASYYPSFLPPAHYFETAPDFFQPLKPLGELVSSSPPLPPFTFSRVPAFLSQPPPPGAPGSLSPPYPSPPRRAARSPGADGAAGQSYRYHFTEEELNAVLYGALRSSQPAGNLHAISGLRVSPASSGKGVFDCGERDTGRPWAAARSSQPGDPLLKRGFLFCRRCGLRRPAARPGLAAAARRXVSRTAAPARPPARAALSPLSPAGLSVLRVAYGDVSQLGVFCTDPIPKGVRFGPFQGKVVNTSEIKTYDDNSLMWEIFEYGGLSHFIDGKGAAGNWMSLVNCARFPEEQNLTAIQCQGQIFYETCKEIFPNQELLVWYGDCYVQFLGIPISLKGMAEGKKPPQHPEEAEESFKCERCGKVFAYKYYRDKHLKYTRCVDQGDRKFPCHLCDRSFEKRDRLRIHILHVHEKHRPHKCSVCGKSFSQSSSLNKHMRVHSGERPYKCVYCNKAFTASSILRTHIRQHSGEKPFKCKHCGKAFASHAAHDSHVRRTHSKDKGCTCSVCGQHFPQQEDCNFHMKIHAAH; encoded by the exons ATGGCTCTGTCCCTAGCCGGCGAGTCGCTCCCCGGAGACGGCAGAGACTCTCTCGGGATAAGCCCCGCCGGCCTCGCCTCCTACTACCCCTCTTTCCTCCCACCCGCCCATTACTTCGAGACGGCCCCCGACTTCTTCCAGCCCCTGAAACCCCTGGGCGAGCTGGTTTCCTCCTCGCCGCCTCTGCCTCCATTCACCTTCAGCAGGGTCCCCGCTTTCCTGAGCCAGCCGCCCCCTC CGGGGGCCCCGGGGTCGCTCTCGCCGCCCTACCCGAGCCCCCCGCGCAGGgctgcccgcagcccggggGCAGACGGGGCGGCGGGGCAGAGCTACAGGTACCACTTCACCGAGGAGGAGCTCAACGCCGTGCTCTACGGGGCACTCCGGAGCAGCCAGCCGGCCGGCAATCTCCACGCCATCTCGGGGCTCCGGGTGTCCCCCGCCAGCTCGGGTAAGGGGGTATTTGACtgcggtgagagggacacagggcGGCCCTGGGCGGCAGCTCGCTCCTCGCAGCCAGGT GACCCGCTCCTGAAGAGGGGGTTCCTCTTCTGCAGGCGCTGCGGACTCCGCCGCCCCGCTGCTCGACCGGGACTCGCTGCAGCTGCCCGAAGGTAGGTGTCCCGCAccgccgcgcccgcccggcCGCCCGCCCGAGCCGCGCTCAGCCCCCTGTCACCCGCAGGGCTCTCGGTGCTGCGGGTGGCCTACGGGGACGTGTCCCAGCTCGGAGTCTTCTGTACCGACCCCATCCCGAAAGGAGTCCGCTTCGGCCCTTTCCAAGGCAAAGTGGTCAACACGAGCGAGATCAAGACTTACGACGACAACTCGCTGATGTGGGAG ATCTTTGAATACGGTGGCCTGAGCCACTTTATCGACGGGAAGGGCGCCGCTGGTAACTGGATGTCCCTGGTGAACTGCGCCAGGTTCCCCGAGGAGCAGAATTTGACGGCTATCCAGTGCCAGGGACAAATCTTCTACGAGACCTGCAAGGAAATCTTCCCgaaccaggagctgctggtgtggTACGGCGACTGCTACGTGCAATTTCTGGGCATCCCCATCAGCTTGAAGGGCATGGCGGAGGGGAAGAAGCCCCCGCAGCACCCCGAAG AAGCCGAGGAGAGCTTCAAGTGTGAGCGCTGCGGCAAAGTTTTTGCCTACAAGTACTACCGGGACAAACACCTCAAGTACACCCGCTGCGTGGACCAAGGGGACCGCAAATTTCCTTGTCACCTTTGTGACCGATCCTTTGAAAAAAGAGACAGGCTGAGGATCCATATTCTCCACGTTCACGAAAAGCACAGACCTCACAAG tgctctgtgtgtgggaagagcttttcTCAATCCTCCAGCCTGAACAAACACATGAGGGTTCACTCTGGGGAGCGCCCCTACAAATGTGTCTACTGCAACAAG GCGTTCACAGCATCCAGCATCCTGCGCACTCACATCCGGCAGCACTCGGGGGAGAAGCCCTTCAAGTGCAAGCACTGCGGCAAAGCCTTCGCCTCGCACGCGGCCCACGACAGCCACGTGCGGCGCACGCACAGCAAGGACAAGGGCTGCACCTGCTCCGTGTGTGGCCAGCACTTCCCCCAGCAGGAGGATTGCAACTTCCACATGAAGATTCATGCTGCTCACTAG